ATAAGTCCTAATTTTTTGATTTGATCTTTTTTTTCTTTTTCCATCCAGTTAGAGTTTCCTAAGATCAATCCTAAGATGATGCCTTGATGATGTTTTTCTGAAACTTTCGTTTCGATCATGTCAATAAGAGCATCTTTTACTTGAATGCTGATGTTTTGGGGACAATCCACACTTTGAATGTTTTTTTCTTTGATTTTGAAGTAATATTGAGCTCCCTGATTTTTTAGATACTGAAAAAAGGCATGATTATCTTTGAGAGGATAAAAAAATACTTTTCCATAAAACCAAAGTTGAACTTGGCATCCCTCCCATAAATCCTTTCTTTCTGATTGTAAGGATGTTTTTAAAGTCTTTCCAATGAAGTTTTTATAAGTATCATCTTTTTGATAAGTTTTATTTTTTTTATAAAATACTTCAATCTTATCAAGACTGATCTCTGTTAAATACATCCCGGGATAAAGAACTTTTTGGATTTTTCCGGTCGCATAATAAGTATAACCAAATCGATAATTTTTTATTATTTCATATTCTTCATAAGAAAGGTCTGAGTTCTGAGTTTCTTTTGGTTGGGTCCAAAATCGATCCTTGTAATAAGAAATTCCCACAAAAAACAACATAAAGAAAACTATCCAAAGAAGATTTCCTTTTCTTTTAGGAATAAGATATTCGTTAATAAAAACCACTTTTTTTTGTAAGAACAATAATACCAAAACCAGAATCAACGTAGAAAAAAACAAATAAAAACTTAGTTTTAAATCAAACTGAAAATAATACAAAATGCCATATTGAAATATCAAAATTATTTTCCAAAGTAATGTTGGTTTCATTCTAAGTATATATGTCTATGAAATCTTGAGTTTATGCAAAATTTCTTTTCGAAATATTAAGTTTTAGTTTCAAACTTTTTCTGAATGAAAAAACTGAACTCATGCTAGATTCATACGTAAAGCAGCTTTTTTCAATGAGAATGAATTATATCGATACTTCTCTTATAAGAAAAATGTTTGATTTAGCTCAAAGGCTTCGAAATCCCATCAATTTATCGATTGGACAACCTCACTTTCCTACTCCACAACCCATCATTGAAGCCATGTATCAAGCCCTAAAAGATGGAAAGACCTCTTATACAATCACTCAAGGAATCAAAGAACTGAGAGAAAAACTTGTAGAAAAATTTTCCCAAAAAAACCAAATACAAACCTCTTCAGATAAAATCATCGTCAGTTCTGGTGTGTCAAGCTTACTTTTTTTGATTTTCATGTCTCTGATTGATGAAGGTGATGATGTTTTATTGATTGAGCCTGCCTTTTTGATTTATCGAGGATTGACTTCTTTTTTTCGAGCAAATGAAATTCTCTTAAATCAAAACTTTCAAAAAGCAGATTTAGAAAATCTAAAGTTTCGAAGGCTCAAACTAATTTTGTTTTCTACACCCTCCAATCCTACGGGTTATATCCTCAAGAAAGATCAAATCCAAGCCTTAGCAGAATTAGCCGATAAGACTGGTGCTTTGCTCGTCTCCGACGAAATCTATGAATTATATGACTATGAAAAAAAATTCATAAGCCCAGGTTCGATTTATCCTCACACTTTAACTTTGATGGGATTTTCAAAATCCTATAGCATGACAGGTCTTCGTTTAGCTGCTGCAACAGGTCCTAAATCCATTATTGAAGGTTTGATCAAACTCCAGCAATATACAGTTGTGTGTGCGCCCACTCCTGTTCAATATGCGGGTATAACCGCCCTTGATTTAGATATATCAGATTACATCAAGTATTATCATGAAAACCGCGATCTTCTCAAAACTCATTTAAAACAGCTAACAGATTTTTATGAACCAGAAGGTGCATTCTACGTTTTTGCCAGAGTACCAAGTAAATATTCTGATATGGAATTCTCTGAAAAAGCATTAGAAGAAAATTTGATTTTGGTTCCGGGTAGAATTTTTTGTAATGAAACCCAGTGGATTCGAATATCTTATGCAGTAGATCGAGATGTCTTACAAGAAGGGATACAAAAATTAGAAAAACTTTATAAAGATTATTGAAAAACCCGCACTTGAACTGTTGTTACTTTTTCGTGCCCTGCTTCAACATCAGATAATACCACAATGGGATCACCTGGTAGAACTCGATTGCGTTCCCTTAATTTTTCGAAGGCTTTCCGGATGGTTTTTTCTGGGTCCTGAGAAAACTCCAATACGAACGGAACGACGGAACGTATCAACCATAATTTTCTTCTAGTGCTGGACATGTTAGTGAAAGCGTAGATGATTGCTTTTTTGGGACGAAAAGAAGCTACTTGTCTTGCAAATAGACCTCTACGGGTGATCACAACAATGGCAGGTGCATTGATATTATCTGCTAAAATACATGCAGCTTTTGCTAAACTCTCTCGTATTGAAGTTGGTTCCCTTTCTAAATGAAAACCAATGTTTTTTTCTTTTTCCATCCTTCTTGCTATTCGATCCAACATCTCTACGGCTTTCACGGGATATTTCCCAACGGCTGTTTCTCCTGATAGCATGATGGCATCAACCTGCTCATAAATGGCATTGGCAACATCTGTAACTTCTGCTCTTGTTGGAAATGGATTTTGAATCATGGATTCTAACATGTGGGTAGCCACAATCACTGGTTTTCCTTTTTTTATACACTTTTGAACTATTTCTCGTTGAACAATGGGTAGATCTTGGATTTCAATTTCAACTCCAAGGTCTCCTCTTGCCACCATAATGCCATCAGCTTCTTCGAGGATTTCATCAAAATGATCCAACCCCTCTTGATTTTCAATCTTGGCAATGATTTGAGCATGACCATCTGCTTTTTCAATGATTTCCCTAGCTTGACGAACATCCTCAGCTCTACGAACAAAAGACAATGCTATAAAATCCACATCTTGTTGGACCGCAAAAAGGATGTCTTCTTTGTCTTTATCTGTGATGGAAGGAAGATTGACCCTAACTCCAGGAAGATTGATGTGTTTTCGAGAACCTAATTCTCCTCCCTCCAAAACTAAGCATTTCAAAGTCCCTAAGTGAAGGTCTTTTTCCAAAACTTGTAGATTGATTAATCCATTATCAACGGTTATTCGGTCTCCTTCTTTTAAATCCTTAATAATATCTTTGTAGTTTACGAAAACACTTTTTTCTTCTACATTCACATTAGGTATGATGGTAAAAGTGAAAATCTCACCAGGATGTAATTGAATTCGATTAGATACATCTCCTGTGCGAATTTCTGGTCCCTGCAAATCTATAAGTATTGCTATGGGATGATTCAATTTTCGATTCAATCCTTTGATGGTTTTGATGACTTGCAAGTGGGTTTCTTGGGTTCCATGGGACATATTGATCCTTGCAATATTCATCCCTGCCTTTGCTAATTGTTCAATGACACTGGGCTTGCTGGTTGAAGGACCGATAGTGCAAATGATTTTTGTATGACGAAAATCCCTTCGCTGTAAGCTTATATCAGTGATGGTTTCTATGTGCTTCATTTTGAATCTAAGTTTTTGTAACTTACTTCGTTGGAAATTCTTTTTAGATCAGCTTCAACCATAATATAGACCAATTCTTTGAATGTGGTTTTTGGGGTCCAACCCAATATTTCTTTCGCTTTTGAATAATCACCTATCAAGAAATCTACTTCCGCAGGTCGATAAAGTTTCTTTGAGGTTTCTACTAATACTTTTTTTGTTTTCTTATCAATCGCTTTTTTTTGATCTCCGTCAACAATCCATTCTAATTCATATCCTGCATACGAAAAAGCCAATTCAACGAATTCTTGAATGCTATGACTTTCCCCTGTAGCTAAGACATAATCATCGGGTTTTTCGTGCTGTAGCATCATCCACATTCCTTCTACATACTCTTTTGCATAACCCCAATCCCTTTTTGCATTAATGTTTCCTAAAACAAGTTTATCCCTTAAGCCATATTTGATTTGGGCAAGGTGATAAGTAATTTTTCTCGTAACAAATTCAATCCCCCTCAAAGGTGACTCGTGATTGAAAAGAATCCCCGAACATGCAAATAGATTATAAGCTTCACGGTAGTTTACCGTAATCCAATGTCCAAAAACCTTAGAAACCCCATAAGGACTTCTCGGATAAAAACAGGTTTTTTCATTTTGAGGAATTTCCCGAACTTTACCAAACATCTCACTGGTAGATGCTTGGTAAAACTTAATTTTTGGATTAACAATTCGGATTACCTCCAAAAGGCGCAAAACACCAATGGCATCTACTTCTGCGGTCAATATAGGTTGTTCAAAAGAAGTGGCAACAAAACTTTGAGCCGCTAAATTATAAACTTCATCAGGTTGGATTTTTTCAATAACCCGGTAAATGTTATCAAATTCCAAAAGATCCAAATACAGAATCTCAATTTCTCTTTCTATGCCAAGTTCTTTCAATCGCCAATAAGAAGAATCACCACTCCTACGATCCGCTCCGTAAACTTTGTATCCTTTTTCCAACAAGAATTGGGAAAGATATGCCCCATCTTGCCCACGAATTCCTGTGATCAATGCTGTTTTCATGTTCACCGTCCTATGGAATAGTACTCAAATCCTAAATCTTGCATAAGTGATTTTGAAAAAATATTTCTTGCATCGATGATGATTGGTAACCTCATGAGTTCTTTGACTTTTCTCAAATCGGCGGATTGGAATTCCTCCCACTCAGTAAGTATGATTAAAGCATCGGAATTTTGAACTGCCTCATAAGGGTCCTTTACATAATGAAGGTTTTCACTTTCTGGGAAAATTGTTTTAAAGTTTTCCATGGCTTTGGGATCATACAGAAACAAATTCGCTTGCAGTCGATTGAGCTCTTTTACAATATCAATCGATGGTGCTTCTCGAATATCATCGGTATTGGGTTTGAAGGATAGACCCCATATGGCAATGTTTTTTTCTTTGCTGATCCATAGGACATCTTCAATCTTTTCGATAAATCGGAGTCTCCTTTGGTTATTTATTTTTTCAGTTTCCTTCAGAAGCCCAAAGTCAAGCCCATGTTCTTCGGCAATTTTGATAAAAGCCTTCACATCCTTAGGAAAGCAACTCCCTCCATAACCAATTCCTGCATTCAAAAAAGAACGACCGATTCGTTTATCGGCTCCGATGCCGTCAGCAACTTCTTGTATATCTGCTCCCACCTTTTCGCACAAATCGGCAATCATATTAATAAAAGAAATTTTCATTGCTAAGAAAGAATTGGATGCATGCTTAATCAGTTCGGCAGCAGCAGGTGACGTGACCATAAATTTAAAATTATTCTCTATAAAATATTGATAAAGTTCTTTTAATAATTTTTCTGCACGCTGGCTTTCCACTCCTATAATGATTCTATCGGGATTCATGAAATCGAAGATAGCACTTCCTTCCCTCAAAAACTCAGGATTGGAAGCAACATCAAATTCAATGTCTTTTATGGTTAAATATCTTTTTATGGTTTTCTTTACCCATTGATGGGTATTTACTGGCACGGTAGATTTTTCTACAATCAATTTATAGCTTTTCATCGCCTGAGCAATTTGTCGTGATGCCTCTTCAATCTGAGACAAATCAGCTTTTCCATCTTCTCCCTGCGGTGTTCCCACACAAAGAAAAATCACATCAGAAAATTCTACTCCTTCTTCCATGGAACGGGAAAAATGAATCCTTTTCCCTTGAAAGTTTTTCTTCAACAATTCATCTAAACCGGGTTCATAAAAGGGAACCATTCCTTTTTGGAGTTTTTTTAGTTTGTCTTCATCTTTTTCAACACATAGAACCTCATGCCCCAAGTCAGAAAAACAAACTGCGGTAACCAACCCTACATAACCAGAACCAACAATAGTGACTTTCAAACTTCCCTCCTCAAGAAAGTTAATTACAAAACCAAAATTTCTTTTTCATTTCCATAGAAAATATCTTTTACCAAGAACATAACAAATCAATCCCTCAAAAAAAAGGGTAATGAGTTTGAGGTAATAATCAAAAAAACTTGATCCTTGTATAAAAACTTCCCTTAGTAAATCTGCAAGTAGCGTCAAGGGAAGGTATTCAATAATGATCACCATTTCTTGAGGAAAATACTCATAACTAAAAAAAATCCCCGAAAGCAACATCATTGGAAGGGTGATGGCATTCATAATCCCATTGGCAACAGAAGTGTTTTTTGCTCTACAACTGGCTAAAACCGAAATCCCTGCAAAACTCAAATACCCCACCAAATACACAAAAATCAAATCCAACCAGCTCCCAACAAAAGTAATTGGAAAGAAAATGCGTATAACCAAAACTAAAAACAGATTTTCAATCACACTCAATAGCCCTCGAGCCAATGTAAATGCGATAAAAAAATGATTTTTATTTAAAGGTGTTGTACTGAAAATTTTTAATAACTTTTTGATTCTCATTTGGATCAAAAACCAGCCAATACCCCATAAGGCACTATTCATAATCCCCATGGCAATCAAACCCGGGATTAAAAAGTCCAAATACCTTGTGCCAGGGATTTTGATTTCTTTTTCTATTAGAATATTCGGTGAAAGAATTCTGTATAATTCCAAAAGTATTTCCTTTGCTTCTGAATTTTGCTGATCATAATGAACAAGGATTTGATCCAAATGGAATTCTAGGTATAAAAATATTTCTCTTTTTTTCAGTGAGTCTTCGATTTCATTTTCAGAAAGGATTTTTATATGAAAATTATGGGCTTGAAGTTTTTTGAGAATCTCTTGTTGGAGGTTGGGATTGGTCTGATGGTTCAAAACCCCAATTGGATATTGGATTTCTTTTTGGGTGTCGAAGGCGAGACCTAACGTTATCGCAATTCCAATGGGAAACACAAAAGCCCAGAACAAAACCTCAGGCTCTCTTATGAACTCCCGAATACTCATAAGAAATAACTGTAAGACCTGTTGAAGATTGATTGAAATGAAATGAAAATACTTAATCATATTCGTTATCATCTTTCAAGCCACGACCCGAGAGCTGTAAAAACACATCATTGAGATTTGGTTTATGAATCTCAAAGTTTTTAATATCGATGGAATGCTTTTGAAAAAACGAAAACAAATTCTTAATCAATGGCAAAACATCCTTTTCGTTCTTTATTATGAAGTGGATTTTATCATGTTGTTTATCCATGAAGTGATGAATGATCTGGATTTCTTTTTCTAAGTATCGAAGAAGTTTGCTTTCAAAAGAAAAATCAGAAACTTGAAAAACCAAACTTGTAAATTGTTGATAAGACGAATAGATTTCACTTAAGGTTCCTTCTACGATGATTTTTCCTTGGTTAATCAAATAAAGATAATCCGAGAGAACTTCAGCTTCTTCCATATAGTGAGTTGTTAAAACAATGGAACTTTTGGATTGGTTTTTGAGTTGGATAAGAATGTTCCAGATGTTTTTTCTTGCTTCAGGATCCAAGCCTACTGTGGGTTCATCCAAAAATAAAATTTTGGGTTGATGTAGAATGGCAATGGCAAGGGAAAGTCTTTGTTTTTGTCCTCCAGAAAGATGTTCAATCAGAGTATGTTGCTTTTCTTCTAATCCGAGTAAATAAAGCACCTCATCAATGCGTTCTTTTTTTACTTGATGGATACTGGCAAAAAGAGTAAGGATTTCCCTAACAGTTTGTTTATCGGGAAATCTTGTTTCTTGTAATGTAATCCCAATCATACTTTTCAAAAACCTTTCATTTTTCGGGTTCCATTCCCTTCCCAAGATTTTAACGTTTCCTTCTGTTGGAGTTTGTAAACCTTCTAAAATTTCTAAGAGAGTAGTTTTACCAGCTCCATTGGGTCCAAGCAAAGAGACAAATTTACCTTCTGGAACAAGAAAATTTACTCCCTTGAGAGCCCAAAAATTTTGATATAGCTTTTTTATGTTATAAGCTTCGATATCATATTTCATATGACGATGCGTGGTATACTTGGATGTATTCGAGTGACGATCTCGTAGTTGATGGTTCCTGTAATTTCTGCCAATTCATCTGCCGTGATTTCTTCATTTTCTGATTTTCCTATCAAGATAACTTCATCTCCTACTTTTGCGTTTTTAATGTGAGTGATATCAACCATGATCATATTCATACAAACTCTTCCAATCACCATTGCTCTTTTATTATTTATGATTACGGATGAGCGATTTGAGAGACTACGATCATAACCTTCATTATAACCCACGGGTAGCACTGCGATTTTGGTTTTTGTCGATGTTTGATAGGTGCATCCATACCCCACTTTTGAATTCTCAGGAACTTCGTTGATGTGAACAATCTTGGTTTTCCATGTCAATACACTTTTTAAATTAAATCGATCTTGGTAAATGTTATAGGCTGAGAGTTTTGTTGGAAGTGATGGCCAAAGTCCGTATAAAGAAATTCCAATTCGGACCAAATCCTGATGTGATTCTGGGATCAACATCGTTGCAGCACTTGCTGCGGTATGAAAAAGAAACTTTTTTTTTGGAAAGATTTGATACAAAATCTTTTTTGCTTTTTCAAACAATTCTAACTGAAAGTAGGCATAGTTTTGTTCTGTTACATCTTCTACGTTAGAAAAATGAGTCATTAATCCAACAAAATTTAAGTTTTTTTCTTTTAGGTATTCTAAAGTCTGAGTGAACTTTTTTGAATCTGGTCGATAACCTAATCTTGACATCCCTGTATCCACCTTCAGATAAACCCAAACCTCGGGCGCTAATTCCTTTATCATTTGGATTTGATCTTTATTCGAAACAACAAGAAAAATTCTTTTTGGATCTTTATCGAGTAAAAGTTTTAAATCATCTTTTTCAAAACCTCCCATGATTAAAAAAGGACGATCCGTCATTTCGTAAATGGGCTGTATCTCACTGATGTGGTTCAATGCAAAACCATCAACGTCATTTTTGACTACAGATACGACTTCTTTGATCCCATGCCCATACGCATTGGACTTCACAACCGCATATAGCTTCGTTTTTTTTGATACTATGCTTTTGAAGTTCTCGATATTGAATTTTAATGCCTTAGAATCAATCTCAATCCAAGAAAGCACATACCCAAAAAAGAGGATTGCCACTTGATAACTACAATTTTTTCTGGATTTCGTGAAGAAACTAAAAACATCCAGAAAAGTCCGAATCAATATCCAAAAAAAGCGAGAAAAAAGGAATTTACGAAGCAAACAAAAAAGAACTCATCGACGTGGACCCGGTTATAAAGAAATCACAGAAGAATGAAGATTGAATCTTGGGATCTACCTTTACGAAATTACATTTTCTTTTCTGGTTGGCAAACTTACACCCTGATCATCATGCATGGATTAGGGGATCAAATGGAGTCTTACAGAGATTTTCCCGAGCTCATAGCCATTCCCAATGTGAATTACATTTTACTCAACGCTCCTGAACCATACGTAATAGGTTGGAAATGGTATGATTTAGAAGGCAACCAAGAAATTGGTTTAAAAAACTCACAAAACCTTTTAGAAAAAACCATCGAAATTTTAAAAACAAAACTAAAAATCGAAAAAAACAAAATTATTTTATCCGGTTTTAGTCAAGGAGGTGTGGTTTCGCTTTTCACGGGATTACGTTCAAGAGAAGCTTACGGAGGGATTATCTCACTTTCTGGGTATTTCTATGGAGATTACAAAGAATTATCCCAAGAATCAAAACAAACCCCCATTTTTCTTGCCCATGGACTTTACGATCCTTTGATTCCTTTTGATTGGGTAAAAACACAAGCAGAGCAACTAAACCACTTAGGCTACACCATCACTTGGAAGGAATATCCCATCGAACACACAATTTCTTACGTAGAGATTCAAGACCTACGTGATTGGTTAAAAACCATTATGAAGTTTTGAAAATTTTTAAAAAAACTATAAAACTTAGCAGTTTCACTAAATTTTTTAATTGATATTGTGTCTCAAAATCAAAATAGAAGAAAGAAATTCATTAGTTTGTAATAATTTTTTTAAAAACAATTTTAAAGTAAAAAAATTATTTAGGAGTTATTTATGAAAGACAAAAATAAAGAATTTTTCTTTTTATATCTAAATAAAATTCGTCTTGGTTTGGAAGGGATATTTATTCTTTTTTCTTCTCTTTTTGTTTTTATCATCTTTCTGATCGAAAATTTTGCCAATTCTTTACCATGGATTCATCTATTAATTTTTTACCTTCTTTTTCTTTCTTTTGAATTTCTTTTTCATGAAGGAGGTTGGAAACTTTATTTTTTAAAAAAATTATCGCCATTATATGAAATCTTCAATGAGCAAGACGAAAATCCCGTATCAAAAAGTCAAAACTTAGGTCGCTCGTTTAATTTCTTTTTGAATATAAATTACCCTCTTTTTGTTTTTTATTTACTTAAATTACTCTTTTTGTTTTTATTGTTGATTATATTTTTAAATGTTGTATGGAAAAAGGTATTTGTTTACTACTATCCGTTGCTTCATGCACTTTTTTTAACTTTCAGTGGTTTTTACTTTGTATTCCAAAAATACTATATCAATCGATTACATTCTCAGTTTTTATCAAAAAACCAATTTCTTCATATCGAACCTGAAAAAATTAAATATCCTAAATTTCGATATAAACTCTTTTTCTATGTTTTTATTTATATTCAGATCTTTTTTGGTATCATTATTTCGATATCCTACATCTATATCA
The sequence above is a segment of the Leptospiraceae bacterium genome. Coding sequences within it:
- the alr gene encoding alanine racemase, translating into MAILFFGYVLSWIEIDSKALKFNIENFKSIVSKKTKLYAVVKSNAYGHGIKEVVSVVKNDVDGFALNHISEIQPIYEMTDRPFLIMGGFEKDDLKLLLDKDPKRIFLVVSNKDQIQMIKELAPEVWVYLKVDTGMSRLGYRPDSKKFTQTLEYLKEKNLNFVGLMTHFSNVEDVTEQNYAYFQLELFEKAKKILYQIFPKKKFLFHTAASAATMLIPESHQDLVRIGISLYGLWPSLPTKLSAYNIYQDRFNLKSVLTWKTKIVHINEVPENSKVGYGCTYQTSTKTKIAVLPVGYNEGYDRSLSNRSSVIINNKRAMVIGRVCMNMIMVDITHIKNAKVGDEVILIGKSENEEITADELAEITGTINYEIVTRIHPSIPRIVI
- a CDS encoding ABC transporter ATP-binding protein, with amino-acid sequence MKYDIEAYNIKKLYQNFWALKGVNFLVPEGKFVSLLGPNGAGKTTLLEILEGLQTPTEGNVKILGREWNPKNERFLKSMIGITLQETRFPDKQTVREILTLFASIHQVKKERIDEVLYLLGLEEKQHTLIEHLSGGQKQRLSLAIAILHQPKILFLDEPTVGLDPEARKNIWNILIQLKNQSKSSIVLTTHYMEEAEVLSDYLYLINQGKIIVEGTLSEIYSSYQQFTSLVFQVSDFSFESKLLRYLEKEIQIIHHFMDKQHDKIHFIIKNEKDVLPLIKNLFSFFQKHSIDIKNFEIHKPNLNDVFLQLSGRGLKDDNEYD
- the pyk gene encoding pyruvate kinase — its product is MKHIETITDISLQRRDFRHTKIICTIGPSTSKPSVIEQLAKAGMNIARINMSHGTQETHLQVIKTIKGLNRKLNHPIAILIDLQGPEIRTGDVSNRIQLHPGEIFTFTIIPNVNVEEKSVFVNYKDIIKDLKEGDRITVDNGLINLQVLEKDLHLGTLKCLVLEGGELGSRKHINLPGVRVNLPSITDKDKEDILFAVQQDVDFIALSFVRRAEDVRQAREIIEKADGHAQIIAKIENQEGLDHFDEILEEADGIMVARGDLGVEIEIQDLPIVQREIVQKCIKKGKPVIVATHMLESMIQNPFPTRAEVTDVANAIYEQVDAIMLSGETAVGKYPVKAVEMLDRIARRMEKEKNIGFHLEREPTSIRESLAKAACILADNINAPAIVVITRRGLFARQVASFRPKKAIIYAFTNMSSTRRKLWLIRSVVPFVLEFSQDPEKTIRKAFEKLRERNRVLPGDPIVVLSDVEAGHEKVTTVQVRVFQ
- a CDS encoding ABC transporter permease, encoding MIKYFHFISINLQQVLQLFLMSIREFIREPEVLFWAFVFPIGIAITLGLAFDTQKEIQYPIGVLNHQTNPNLQQEILKKLQAHNFHIKILSENEIEDSLKKREIFLYLEFHLDQILVHYDQQNSEAKEILLELYRILSPNILIEKEIKIPGTRYLDFLIPGLIAMGIMNSALWGIGWFLIQMRIKKLLKIFSTTPLNKNHFFIAFTLARGLLSVIENLFLVLVIRIFFPITFVGSWLDLIFVYLVGYLSFAGISVLASCRAKNTSVANGIMNAITLPMMLLSGIFFSYEYFPQEMVIIIEYLPLTLLADLLREVFIQGSSFFDYYLKLITLFFEGLICYVLGKRYFLWK
- a CDS encoding alpha/beta hydrolase-fold protein — its product is MKIESWDLPLRNYIFFSGWQTYTLIIMHGLGDQMESYRDFPELIAIPNVNYILLNAPEPYVIGWKWYDLEGNQEIGLKNSQNLLEKTIEILKTKLKIEKNKIILSGFSQGGVVSLFTGLRSREAYGGIISLSGYFYGDYKELSQESKQTPIFLAHGLYDPLIPFDWVKTQAEQLNHLGYTITWKEYPIEHTISYVEIQDLRDWLKTIMKF
- a CDS encoding UDP-glucose/GDP-mannose dehydrogenase family protein, with product MKVTIVGSGYVGLVTAVCFSDLGHEVLCVEKDEDKLKKLQKGMVPFYEPGLDELLKKNFQGKRIHFSRSMEEGVEFSDVIFLCVGTPQGEDGKADLSQIEEASRQIAQAMKSYKLIVEKSTVPVNTHQWVKKTIKRYLTIKDIEFDVASNPEFLREGSAIFDFMNPDRIIIGVESQRAEKLLKELYQYFIENNFKFMVTSPAAAELIKHASNSFLAMKISFINMIADLCEKVGADIQEVADGIGADKRIGRSFLNAGIGYGGSCFPKDVKAFIKIAEEHGLDFGLLKETEKINNQRRLRFIEKIEDVLWISKEKNIAIWGLSFKPNTDDIREAPSIDIVKELNRLQANLFLYDPKAMENFKTIFPESENLHYVKDPYEAVQNSDALIILTEWEEFQSADLRKVKELMRLPIIIDARNIFSKSLMQDLGFEYYSIGR
- the gmd gene encoding GDP-mannose 4,6-dehydratase; this translates as MKTALITGIRGQDGAYLSQFLLEKGYKVYGADRRSGDSSYWRLKELGIEREIEILYLDLLEFDNIYRVIEKIQPDEVYNLAAQSFVATSFEQPILTAEVDAIGVLRLLEVIRIVNPKIKFYQASTSEMFGKVREIPQNEKTCFYPRSPYGVSKVFGHWITVNYREAYNLFACSGILFNHESPLRGIEFVTRKITYHLAQIKYGLRDKLVLGNINAKRDWGYAKEYVEGMWMMLQHEKPDDYVLATGESHSIQEFVELAFSYAGYELEWIVDGDQKKAIDKKTKKVLVETSKKLYRPAEVDFLIGDYSKAKEILGWTPKTTFKELVYIMVEADLKRISNEVSYKNLDSK
- a CDS encoding aminotransferase class I/II-fold pyridoxal phosphate-dependent enzyme translates to MLDSYVKQLFSMRMNYIDTSLIRKMFDLAQRLRNPINLSIGQPHFPTPQPIIEAMYQALKDGKTSYTITQGIKELREKLVEKFSQKNQIQTSSDKIIVSSGVSSLLFLIFMSLIDEGDDVLLIEPAFLIYRGLTSFFRANEILLNQNFQKADLENLKFRRLKLILFSTPSNPTGYILKKDQIQALAELADKTGALLVSDEIYELYDYEKKFISPGSIYPHTLTLMGFSKSYSMTGLRLAAATGPKSIIEGLIKLQQYTVVCAPTPVQYAGITALDLDISDYIKYYHENRDLLKTHLKQLTDFYEPEGAFYVFARVPSKYSDMEFSEKALEENLILVPGRIFCNETQWIRISYAVDRDVLQEGIQKLEKLYKDY